The proteins below come from a single Natranaerofaba carboxydovora genomic window:
- the der gene encoding ribosome biogenesis GTPase Der: MIFLKPIVALIGRPNVGKSALFNRLVGSSIAVVEDTPGVTRDRIYGEVEWSGKEFVLIDTGGIIEKTDNSIISQVRAQAELAIEEADIIILALDSMTGLTEHDKEIANMLRGTNKPVIMAANKSENINKANYFEFYSLGFSDMIPVSAIHGTNVGDLLDEIINKFPLLEEREEEYEDVVTISLLGKPNVGKSSLVNKILNENRIIVSDEPGTTRDAIDTRIKIEEEEFIFIDTAGLRKKSRVKQGIEKFSVLRSIKALERSDVSLLVIDATQGVTEQDKKIAHLITDRGRGLIILVNKWDLIDKDTKTGDRFLEQLKFELSFVDFAPILFVSAVTGKNLQKLLDVIKVTAENHSKRVSTPDINNIIHQSVLMYPPPSFKGRRLRIYYATQTKVKPPTFLLFINDKELFKNSYRKYLMGRIRENFDFEGTPIHIKEKERERRG; encoded by the coding sequence GTGATTTTTCTGAAACCAATAGTAGCCTTGATTGGACGTCCAAATGTTGGGAAATCAGCCCTATTTAATAGATTGGTTGGAAGTTCAATAGCAGTTGTTGAAGACACCCCTGGTGTTACTAGGGATAGAATTTATGGTGAGGTAGAGTGGTCGGGGAAAGAATTTGTGCTAATTGATACAGGTGGGATAATTGAAAAAACCGATAACAGTATTATAAGCCAGGTTAGAGCGCAGGCAGAGCTTGCAATAGAAGAAGCAGATATAATTATTTTGGCATTAGATAGTATGACTGGACTTACAGAACATGATAAAGAAATAGCTAATATGCTGCGAGGGACGAATAAACCTGTGATTATGGCTGCAAATAAAAGCGAAAATATTAATAAAGCAAATTATTTTGAATTTTATTCTTTAGGATTTTCGGACATGATTCCAGTCTCTGCTATCCACGGTACTAATGTTGGGGATTTGCTTGATGAGATAATAAATAAATTTCCACTGCTTGAAGAACGAGAAGAAGAATATGAAGACGTGGTAACTATTTCTTTGTTAGGGAAGCCAAATGTAGGCAAATCTTCTCTAGTAAATAAAATTTTAAATGAAAATAGAATTATAGTAAGCGATGAACCGGGCACCACCAGAGATGCTATAGACACCAGGATAAAAATTGAGGAAGAAGAATTTATTTTTATTGATACCGCAGGGCTCAGAAAAAAAAGTAGAGTCAAACAGGGCATAGAAAAATTTAGTGTTCTTAGAAGTATTAAAGCTTTAGAAAGAAGTGATGTTTCCCTTTTGGTAATTGATGCTACCCAGGGGGTCACAGAACAGGATAAAAAAATAGCTCACTTGATAACTGATAGGGGAAGAGGACTTATTATTTTAGTTAATAAGTGGGATTTAATTGACAAAGATACAAAGACAGGCGATAGATTTTTAGAACAACTTAAATTTGAATTATCATTTGTAGATTTTGCACCAATTTTGTTTGTGTCTGCTGTTACAGGGAAAAACCTACAAAAATTATTAGATGTAATCAAAGTTACAGCTGAAAATCATAGTAAAAGAGTATCAACTCCTGATATAAATAATATTATTCATCAGAGTGTTTTAATGTATCCGCCACCATCTTTCAAAGGAAGAAGGTTAAGAATTTATTATGCTACTCAAACAAAAGTTAAGCCTCCTACTTTTTTATTATTTATTAATGATAAAGAACTGTTTAAAAATTCTTACAGAAAATACTTAATGGGAAGGATTAGAGAAAATTTTGATTTTGAAGGAACTCCAATACATATAAAAGAAAAAGAAAGAGAGCGAAGAGGCTAA
- a CDS encoding DUF512 domain-containing protein yields the protein MKEHTVKKVYPTGIADEIGLVPGDKIIKINDNYLSDILDYYYHVNDDYLELLVKKKENNENWLIEIEKDFYEYLGVEFELPIMSELKKCKNKCIFCFVDQMPPGLRESLYFKDDDYRLSLLSGNYITLTNLDKEETNRIIEYKISPLYISVHSTNSELRKEMMNNKNAGLIYEQLNLLKESGIEMYGQIVLCPGINDGNELSKTLNDLYKLWPEFKNVAIVPVGLTAHREKLYRINPVDKDKAKELIDQVHSFQEKSKININTRFAFLADEFYILAGEELPSVEEYEYFSQLENGVGLIRKFENEVYGALDKIDIDNTKKSYLGTPTIGSLVTGVSSKPYLSKMVNYITDNYLDVNINVYGIVNNYFGENVTVSGLIAGRDIINQLQGKNIGKYLFVPEVMLKDEGNVFLDDVTIEDIESSLRTNVIKVPVHGEEFVKNLSDLIY from the coding sequence ATGAAAGAACACACAGTAAAGAAAGTCTATCCCACAGGTATTGCAGATGAAATAGGTCTTGTGCCAGGGGACAAAATCATTAAAATAAATGATAACTACTTAAGTGATATACTTGATTATTATTATCATGTAAATGATGATTACTTAGAACTTCTAGTCAAAAAGAAGGAAAATAATGAAAATTGGTTAATTGAAATAGAAAAAGACTTTTATGAATATTTGGGAGTTGAATTCGAACTCCCTATCATGTCAGAACTAAAAAAGTGCAAAAACAAGTGTATCTTTTGTTTTGTTGATCAAATGCCGCCGGGCTTAAGAGAATCTTTATATTTTAAAGATGATGACTATAGGTTAAGTTTATTATCAGGTAATTATATTACTTTAACTAATTTAGATAAAGAAGAGACAAATAGGATAATTGAATATAAGATTTCGCCTTTATATATCTCTGTTCACAGTACAAATAGTGAATTAAGAAAAGAAATGATGAACAATAAAAATGCTGGTCTAATATATGAGCAGTTGAACTTATTAAAAGAATCAGGTATTGAAATGTATGGGCAGATAGTTTTATGCCCTGGTATTAATGATGGTAATGAGCTTTCTAAAACTTTAAATGACCTGTATAAATTATGGCCAGAATTTAAAAATGTTGCAATTGTTCCTGTAGGATTAACAGCCCATAGGGAGAAACTCTATCGTATTAATCCAGTTGATAAAGATAAGGCTAAAGAACTAATCGATCAGGTTCACAGCTTTCAAGAAAAAAGTAAGATAAATATTAATACAAGGTTTGCTTTTTTGGCTGATGAATTTTATATATTAGCTGGCGAAGAACTTCCATCTGTTGAGGAATACGAATATTTTTCACAACTTGAAAATGGAGTTGGTCTTATTAGAAAGTTCGAAAATGAGGTTTATGGTGCATTGGATAAAATTGATATAGATAATACTAAAAAGTCATATTTGGGTACGCCTACGATTGGAAGTTTAGTTACAGGGGTATCTTCAAAACCTTATTTAAGCAAAATGGTAAATTATATTACAGATAATTACTTAGATGTGAATATTAATGTTTATGGTATTGTTAATAATTATTTTGGGGAGAATGTTACAGTTAGCGGTCTTATAGCCGGAAGAGATATAATCAACCAGCTTCAGGGTAAAAATATTGGTAAGTATTTGTTTGTACCAGAAGTTATGTTAAAGGATGAGGGAAATGTTTTTCTTGATGATGTAACCATAGAAGATATAGAAAGTTCTTTAAGAACTAATGTTATAAAAGTTCCGGTACATGGAGAAGAATTTGTTAAAAACTTGAGTGATTTGATATATTAA
- a CDS encoding DUF3189 family protein, protein MKIIYHCYGGTHTSILAASIHVGKLNKEKLPDNKEINELKYFDDVSPKDYGKIHFVGMDELGNEIYSCGMKKCASIVKKALKDILKIYNLQTEEIYFINTLGLVTFSIRIGGFLSRHLGLISLGRPLVIYGSRSNFYKIVNFVDQVKENLTKTKS, encoded by the coding sequence ATGAAAATAATATATCACTGTTACGGAGGAACTCACACTTCAATTCTGGCTGCTTCTATACATGTTGGCAAACTTAATAAAGAAAAATTACCAGATAATAAAGAAATAAATGAATTAAAATATTTTGATGATGTTTCTCCAAAGGATTATGGTAAAATTCATTTTGTTGGCATGGACGAATTAGGAAATGAAATATATTCCTGTGGTATGAAAAAATGTGCTTCTATAGTAAAAAAAGCTTTGAAAGATATCTTGAAAATTTATAACTTACAAACCGAGGAAATTTATTTTATTAATACATTAGGCCTAGTAACATTTAGTATTAGAATAGGTGGTTTTTTGAGCAGACATTTGGGGTTAATAAGCTTAGGACGTCCTCTGGTTATATATGGGAGTAGGTCAAATTTTTATAAAATTGTTAATTTTGTAGATCAAGTAAAAGAAAATCTAACTAAGACAAAATCTTGA